From Leifsonia sp. fls2-241-R2A-40a, one genomic window encodes:
- the tig gene encoding trigger factor, which yields MKTTVEKLSPTRTKLTISVTPEELEPSIKHAYEHIAEQVTIPGFRKGKVPPPIIDQRVGKAAVLEHAVNEGLDGFYRQAIEENDVRPLGRPEADITEWPNESDFSGDLLLTIEVDVRPEVKLPAFDDITVTVDAAEVGVDDVEEELDRLRSRFGTLVTVDRPAKSGDFAQIDLVAVIGDEEVDTAANISYEIGSGELIEGIDEALDTLTAGETTTFEAPLMGGDHEGENAQITVTLNAVKERELPEADDDFAQIASEFDTIGELRQSLRTQVERAKVFGQGTAARDQLVDQLLELVEIPVPEQLVEDEVHRHLEQENRLEDDVHRAEVKESSEKTFRTQILLDEVAQENDVKVSQDELTQYLVQGAAQYGMDPNEFVKILSENGQIPSMVGEVARNKALAIVLGKVKVVDSNGKPVDLAEFTAIADDASDADDTTEAADGAEAAEAPAEEAPAAEEKPKKRSTKKKADDK from the coding sequence GTGAAGACCACGGTCGAGAAGCTCAGCCCCACCCGCACCAAGCTCACCATCTCGGTGACGCCGGAGGAGCTGGAGCCTTCCATCAAGCACGCGTACGAGCACATCGCCGAGCAGGTGACCATCCCCGGTTTCCGCAAGGGCAAGGTGCCGCCGCCCATCATCGACCAGCGGGTCGGCAAGGCCGCCGTCCTGGAGCACGCGGTCAACGAAGGCCTCGACGGCTTCTACCGCCAGGCGATCGAGGAGAACGACGTCCGTCCCCTCGGCCGTCCGGAGGCCGACATCACCGAGTGGCCGAACGAGAGCGACTTCTCGGGCGACCTGCTCCTCACCATCGAGGTGGATGTGCGCCCCGAGGTGAAGCTGCCGGCGTTCGACGACATCACCGTCACGGTGGATGCGGCCGAGGTCGGCGTCGACGACGTCGAGGAGGAGCTGGACCGGCTCCGCAGCCGTTTCGGCACCCTCGTCACGGTCGACCGTCCCGCCAAGTCCGGTGACTTCGCCCAGATCGACCTGGTCGCCGTCATCGGCGACGAGGAGGTCGACACCGCCGCGAACATCTCGTACGAGATCGGCTCGGGCGAGCTCATCGAGGGCATCGACGAGGCGCTCGACACGCTGACCGCCGGCGAGACCACCACCTTCGAGGCGCCGCTCATGGGTGGCGACCACGAGGGTGAGAACGCCCAGATCACCGTCACGCTGAACGCCGTCAAGGAGCGCGAGCTCCCCGAGGCCGACGACGACTTCGCCCAGATCGCGAGCGAGTTCGACACGATCGGCGAGCTGCGCCAGAGCCTGCGCACGCAGGTCGAGCGCGCCAAGGTCTTCGGCCAGGGCACCGCGGCTCGCGACCAGCTGGTCGACCAGCTGCTCGAGCTCGTCGAGATCCCCGTCCCGGAGCAGCTCGTCGAGGACGAAGTGCACCGTCACCTCGAGCAGGAGAACCGCCTCGAGGACGACGTGCACCGCGCCGAGGTCAAGGAGTCCAGCGAGAAGACCTTCCGCACGCAGATCCTCCTCGACGAGGTCGCGCAGGAGAACGACGTCAAGGTCAGCCAGGACGAGCTCACCCAGTACCTGGTACAGGGTGCGGCGCAGTACGGCATGGACCCGAACGAGTTCGTGAAGATCCTCAGCGAGAACGGCCAGATCCCGTCGATGGTCGGCGAGGTCGCCCGCAACAAGGCGCTCGCGATCGTCCTCGGCAAGGTGAAGGTCGTCGACAGCAACGGCAAGCCGGTCGACCTGGCCGAGTTCACCGCGATCGCCGACGACGCGTCGGACGCCGATGACACCACCGAGGCGGCCGACGGCGCCGAGGCGGCCGAGGCCCCCGCCGAGGAGGCCCCCGCCGCCGAGGAGAAGCCGAAGAAGCGCTCCACCAAGAAGAAGGCCGACGACAAGTAA